Proteins from a genomic interval of Brucella melitensis bv. 1 str. 16M:
- a CDS encoding GGDEF domain-containing protein, whose protein sequence is MQLPSGNVWRRTVIVAVIATIISISLSTGIRFALGVKSDTVTILVRLLLPFLIAMPLGVFWFSRLEELERSYRTAVKRANELARVASVDPLTGLLNRRSFIQQFNAANKAGVRGWFLIVDVDYLKQINDQYGHPAGDDAIIAVAQALEDSLSSDSLIARIGGDEFCAFVPKGAINDVDSVLSDISLRADGLLREKRPNVGSSLTVSVGRISCKTGQIFEEVLSIADEQLYRKKSQRQ, encoded by the coding sequence TTGCAATTACCATCGGGTAATGTTTGGAGGCGCACGGTAATTGTAGCCGTGATAGCAACGATCATATCGATATCGTTGTCGACCGGGATTCGTTTCGCGCTTGGAGTGAAATCTGACACGGTTACGATCTTGGTCAGGTTGCTGTTGCCGTTTCTGATTGCAATGCCGTTGGGGGTTTTCTGGTTTTCACGATTAGAAGAGCTGGAGCGGTCTTATCGGACCGCGGTCAAAAGAGCCAATGAGCTGGCGCGGGTGGCGAGTGTCGATCCGCTAACGGGCCTGCTTAACCGTCGGAGCTTCATCCAGCAGTTTAATGCTGCAAATAAGGCGGGTGTTCGTGGTTGGTTTTTAATCGTAGACGTTGATTATCTGAAGCAGATCAATGACCAATATGGCCATCCAGCCGGCGACGATGCGATAATCGCGGTAGCTCAAGCATTGGAAGATAGTTTATCCAGCGACAGCCTGATTGCTCGCATCGGTGGTGACGAATTCTGTGCATTCGTACCGAAGGGAGCGATCAACGACGTTGATAGCGTTCTTTCGGACATCAGTTTGAGAGCAGATGGGCTGCTGCGGGAGAAAAGGCCCAATGTCGGAAGTTCTTTGACTGTTTCAGTCGGCCGCATCTCCTGTAAGACAGGGCAGATATTCGAGGAAGTCCTGTCAATCGCGGATGAACAACTCTATCGAAAGAAAAGTCAAAGGCAGTAA